The following nucleotide sequence is from Candidatus Methanoperedens sp..
GCATACTTATTCTCATGGGTTCATATTGCATCTGGCTTGAATTTAACAACTATCTGATATCCATTCTCATCGGCCTTTCAGGACTGGGAGCACTCGGTGTCGGGTTGTTCCCTGAAACAACAGGTGTTCTTCATTTGATCGTATCGCTTATTACTTTTCTCTTTGCAGCCCTGTCAGCAATAGCAGCCAGGAATTTTGTGAAATCACCATTTAATTTTTTCTCAGTGTTCCTGGGGATCGAAAGCCTGGTAGCACTTGTTTTATTCGGATCGGAATATTATATGGGGCTTGGCCCCGGAGGAATGGAAAGGATGATCGCATATCCTGTCCTCCTCTGGGTGATCGGGTTTGGGGGATATTTGATGAACAGTAACCAGTAATTGATTTATAGAAATAAAAATAAATATAAAAGGGGCTATTATGGAAAACCGGATAATATGGCTTAACAGGAACGAAGTGGAGTCACTTCTTGATATGAAAGGAACGCTAAAAGTCGTGGAAGAAGCATTCAGGCAGCACGGCCTTTCGAAAGTGCAGATGCCTCCGAAGCTTTATCTTTATTTTAAGAACCACAATGGAGACCTTCGGACAATGCCGGGATATCTTGAAGAGCAGGATATTACCGGGGTAAAGATAGTGAATGTCCATCCCGATAACCCCAAAATCGGACTGCCAACAGTGATGGCGCTTGTGATCCTGAATTCCACAGAAACAGGCGCGCCTCTTGCTATCATGGACGGGACCTATCTTACAGATATGAGAACAGGCGCTGCCGGGGGTGTGGCTGTGAAATATCTTGCCAGGAAGAATGCAAAAACAGTGGGTTTTGTGGGAACCGGGAACCAGGCAAGAAGCCAATTGATGGCGATAAATGAAATTATAGATATCCACGAGATAAAAGCCACAAGCGCTTCTGAAAAGCAGACGCTTGCATTCAAGGATGATATGGAATTAAAAATAGAGTGTGAAATCACGCCTGAAAAAACGATCAGGGGGGTGTGCGATTGTGATATTCTTGTGACTACGACTCCTTCAAGAGAGCCAATCGTAATGAACGAATGGATATCTGAGGGAACTCATATTAATGCGATAGGCGCAGATGCACCCGGAAAGGAAGAACTTGACCCGTTGATCCTGAAGCGGGCAAAGGTCATTGTGGATGATATCGGGCAGGCATCACATTCAGGAGAGGTCAATGTGCCGATATCAAAAGGGTTGCTGTCTGTAAAAGATATTTTTGGGGAACTTGGCGAGGTGATTACCGGGAAGAAGAAAGCAAGGACGAATGATTCGGATATTACGGTGTTTGATTCGACAGGGCTTGCGATACAGG
It contains:
- a CDS encoding DUF998 domain-containing protein, encoding MDNRGLAGAFMFVGGMQFAIGMVLAEILYPAYNVSGNYISDLGATCRETCTVYQPSAIIFNTSAIFLGILILMGSYCIWLEFNNYLISILIGLSGLGALGVGLFPETTGVLHLIVSLITFLFAALSAIAARNFVKSPFNFFSVFLGIESLVALVLFGSEYYMGLGPGGMERMIAYPVLLWVIGFGGYLMNSNQ
- a CDS encoding alanine dehydrogenase; the protein is MENRIIWLNRNEVESLLDMKGTLKVVEEAFRQHGLSKVQMPPKLYLYFKNHNGDLRTMPGYLEEQDITGVKIVNVHPDNPKIGLPTVMALVILNSTETGAPLAIMDGTYLTDMRTGAAGGVAVKYLARKNAKTVGFVGTGNQARSQLMAINEIIDIHEIKATSASEKQTLAFKDDMELKIECEITPEKTIRGVCDCDILVTTTPSREPIVMNEWISEGTHINAIGADAPGKEELDPLILKRAKVIVDDIGQASHSGEVNVPISKGLLSVKDIFGELGEVITGKKKARTNDSDITVFDSTGLAIQDIATADMVYRKALEANKGMKLQQF